One genomic region from Ptychodera flava strain L36383 chromosome 14, AS_Pfla_20210202, whole genome shotgun sequence encodes:
- the LOC139150479 gene encoding organic solute transporter subunit alpha-like, with amino-acid sequence MGDQLGNTSSINSSESGGCSIGDPYTYQFFPNMTAASIALLVITSILSIVTLVIFLESVIFIQKTLPSTRRKMQVTWIIGLFPAYSLTSLLAIYVPRAHFIATIHSSLYLSVTLYCFVLLIFDYYGGFDAAIVLLSEDTSSIAFPPLLCCCVCCLPKVKVSKRFLRIMKRLVFQTALVGPIVRFIATVLWTDGRYKPGLIAFDEAYVYLNTILIVSTVLAMYGLQAIYKVSLTLLKEFRLRPKFLSVQITLLLGNIQNAFLGILVSTNVIKCSDPFSSKTRANFLFNFLIIIEMFLMSIAARFLFRTRTGNLNYLISRPSLKLTQKVARDDDLETAKKRESQVPNNNVTTGKKSECLDGKAKLFEYTLSDNSVSVSLA; translated from the exons ATATGACAGCAGCATCAATAGCTCTATTGGTCATAACCAGTATCTTGTCCATCGTTACCCTGGTTATTTTCTTGGAATCAGTCATTTTTATACAGAAGACATTACCATCAACTCGGCGGAAAATGCAGGTCACGTGGATCATCGGACTCTTCCCG GCATACTCATTAACGTCATTGCTGGCGATATACGTACCACGAGCACACTTCATTGCTACGATCCATTCATCACT GTACTTGTCAGTAACGCTCTACTGCTTTGTTCtgctaatatttgattattatgGAGGTTTTGATGCGGCAATTGTACTCTTATCAGAAGACACGTCCTCCATCGCATTTCCGCCTCTGCTGTGCTGTTGTGTCTGTTGTTTACCGAAAGTCAAAGTTTCAAA ACGTTTCCTTCGGATCATGAAGCGGTTGGTATTTCAGACAGCTTTAGTTGGACCAATTGTACGATTTATTGCCACCGTTCTGTGGACAGATGGTCGATATAAACCTGGCTTG ATAGCCTTCGACGAAGCCTACGTTTACTTGAACACGATATTAATTGTCTCAACTGTACTGGCAATGTATGGACTTCAGGCAATATACAAAGTTTCGTTGACTTTACTGAAAGAATTCCGACTGAGACCAAAGTTTCTATCCGTTCAAATTACGTTGTTACTTGGTAATATCCAGAATGCATTTCTCGGTATCCTTGTTTCAACGAATGTAATAAAGTGTAGTGACCCATTCAGCAGTAAAACAAGGGCTAATT ttttgttcaacTTTCTTATCATTATCGAGATGTTTCTGATGTCCATAGCTGCTCGTTTTCTGTTCCGTACAAGAACCGGAAATCTAAACTATCTCATCTCAAGACCGTCACTGAAACTGACACAAAAAGTTGCCAGGGATGACGATCTAGAAACAGCaaagaaaagggaaagtcaAGTTCCCAATAACAACGTCACCACTGGGAAGAAAAGTGAATGTTTGGATGGGAAGGCTAAGCTTTTTGAGTACACATTATCGGATAATTCTGTTAGTGTTTCTTTAGCTTAG